Proteins from one Leishmania infantum JPCM5 genome chromosome 21 genomic window:
- a CDS encoding putative serine/threonine-protein kinase, whose protein sequence is MEKYTQLKVLGKGSFGSAWLIQRNADRAQFVAKEVRLGGLKPAERESAQKEIDMLRTLNHPNITRYVDHFEHKGSLFIVMEYANGGDLYMRIKQQQGQLFSEKGILQCFSQICLALSYMHERRILHRDLKTQNVFLTKDGVVKVGDFGISTVLRNTYELKHTICGTPYYFSPELCLNKPYNNKSDVWALGCILYEMTTLNHAFDGSNMKALVQKILKGVYPPIHPMYSSNLSRLISSMLQIDPHKRPNVSQVLDLSFIREALAGLREEVQVARADRRSVVSVEERAHMQEAAARRKEEYRRKELEAAATLAKAQQQQQAILMQQQLEGEERRRNLVEQQRRLQRQQELALQERKRALDERVREQRKLQGQKSKVDAKAHHHREKQWDENMKEQVIEEQRRREAEEHHPRSDCQSPPQLQQERLQQQQEQSAAEAYREMRRQAAANKQRCYRESVFPGGAPCSQQRQQDESSAVPPGQPPPPRTPPSSSHYCSRKMTPEELEDARSQAFWQMRREAMDNRKKMLGHDVTDTGEPRAPTSAEAAPGASPASSNGKSASVASVPAPPQMSTLPPPSSAAAEETKPTKKSMSRKDKFTPESTGAQLPAPSPAPAVLLPPGAAAAAVPQEVDNGMTPDGEEGLHNFLNGEAAAASPTEAEDRRRDDDYNALDTVIGETLKADRKKNFKDDFDDAAFGEATDSSRLVLDGKTFHLPNVSATDPLMHRIESLRIFLEKEMGDDDLIKCYRAMNNISASDDEVMHQLQSALPPSKQRFIPLVAHLVVCEDAFNRQGASSSASASAIGL, encoded by the coding sequence ATGGAGAAGTATACGCAGTTGAAGGTGCTCGGCAAGGGCAGCTTCGGCTCCGCCTGGCTCATCCAGCGCAATGCAGATCGCGCGCAGTTCGTGGCGAAAGAGGTTCGGCTTGGTGGCTTGAAGCCTGCGGAGCGAGAAAGCGCGCAGAAGGAGATCGATATGCTGCGCACGCTGAACCACCCAAACATCACCCGCTACGTTGACCACTTTGAACACAAGGGCTCGCTTTTCATTGTCATGGAGTACGCCAACGGCGGTGACCTGTACATGAGGatcaagcagcagcagggccagCTCTTCTCGGAGAAGGGGATTCTGCAGTGCTTTTCGCAGATCTGCCTGGCGCTGTCGTACATGCACGAGCGCCGCATCCTCCACCGCGACCTCAAGACGCAAAACGTGTTCTTGACCAAGGACGGCGTTGTGAAGGTCGGTGATTTTGGCATCAGCACTGTGTTGCGCAACACTTATGAGTTGAAGCACACGATCTGCGGCACCCCCTACTATTTCTCGCCAGAGCTGTGCCTCAACAAACCCTACAACAACAAGAGCGATGTGTGGGCACTCGGGTGCATCCTGTACGAGATGACCACCCTGAACCACGCCTTCGACGGCAGCAACATGAAGGCGTTGGTGCAGAAGATTCTCAAGGGCGTGTACCCGCCGATCCATCCCATGTACTCGAGCAACCTGTCGCGACTCATTTCTTCCATGCTGCAGATTGACCCTCACAAGCGGCCGAACGTGTCGCAGGTGCTGGATCTCAGCTTCATTCGCGAGGCTCTAGCGGGACTACGGGAAGAGGTGCAAGTGGCACGCGCAGACCGCCGCTCCGTCGTCTCGGTCGAGGAGCGGGCGCACATGCAGGAGGCCGCGGCCCGGCGCAAGGAAGAGTACCGCCGGAAGGAACTGGAAGCCGCGGCAACTCTGGCtaaggcgcagcagcagcagcaggccatcctcatgcagcagcagctcgagggagaggagcggcggcgcaatTTAgtggagcagcagaggcgactccagcggcagcaggagctcgCCCTGCAGGAACGCAAGCGTGCCCTGGACGAACGAGTGCGGGAGCAGCGCAAGCTGCAAGGGCAAAAATCCAAGGTGGACGCCAAGGCGCATCACCATCGTGAGAAGCAGTGGGACGAGAACATGAAGGAGCAGGTAatcgaggagcagcgccgccgcgaggcTGAGGAGCACCACCCTCGCTCTGACTGCCAGAGCCCCCCGCAGCTGCAACAGGAGCggctacagcagcagcaggagcagtccgccgcggaggcgtaCCGTGAGATGCGACGACAGGCAGCAGCAAACAAGCAGCGCTGCTACCGAGAGTCTGTTTTTCCAGGCGGAGCACCTTgctcgcagcagcgacagcaagaCGAGTCTTCAGCAGTGCCGCCCGgacagccgccaccgccgcgcacccCTCCCTCGAGCAGCCATTACTGCTCGCGCAAGATGACGccagaggagctggaggatgCGCGGTCACAGGCGTTTTGGCAGATGCGGCGCGAGGCCATGGATAACCGAAAAAAGATGCTGGGCCACGACGTCACAGACACCGGCGAGCCACGGGCACCGACGTCGGCGGAGGCCGCGCCTGGCGCCTCGCCGGCTTCCTCGAATGGCAAGAGCGCATCCGTCGCTTCAGTccctgcaccgccgcagatGAGTACGCTGCCTCCACCatcgtcagcagcagcggaagagaCGAAACCGACAAAGAAATCGATGTCGCGCAAGGATAAGTTCACACCAGAGAGCACGGGCGCacagctgccggcgccgtcgccagcacctgcagtgctgctgcctcctggcgctgccgctgccgccgtgccgcaggAGGTGGATAACGGCATGACGCCGgatggagaggaggggctgcaCAACTTCTTGAAcggtgaggcggcggctgcgtcgccgacggAGGCCGAGGACCGCCGGCGAGACGACGACTACAACGCGCTGGATACGGTCATTGGCGAGACGTTGAAGGCGGATCGCAAAAAGAACTTCAAGGACGActtcgacgacgccgccttCGGCGAGGCGACAGACTCCAGTAGGCTGGTGCTGGACGGTAAGACGTTCCACCTGCCGAATGTGAGCGCCACCGACCCGCTCATGCACCGCATCGAGTCCCTGCGCATATTCCTCGAGAAGGAGATGGGCGACGACGACCTCATCAAATGCTACCGAGCCATGAACAACATCTCTGCCAGCGATGATGAGGTAATGCAccagctgcagagcgcgctgccaccgtcgAAGCAGCGCTTCATCCCGCTAGTCGCGCATCTCGTCGTGTGCGAAGACGCCTTCAACCGCCAgggcgcctcctcctccgcctccgcctccgcaaTCGGGCTTTGA